The nucleotide sequence AACTGTTCGAGTCGATCAACGAAGGACTCTGTACTATCGAAGTGTTGTTCGACGCTGACGAGCAGCCAGTCGACTATCGATTTCTCGAAACAAACCCCGCGTTCGATGAACTCACTGGCTTACGAGATGCAGCGGGCAAACGGATACGCGAGTTGGACGTAGACCACAATGACTACTGGATCGAAAAATACGGTGCTGTCGCACAGACGGGTGATCCCATTCAGTTCACAGAATATGCAGAGCATCTCGGTGAGCAGTGGTACGAGATCAATGCATTCCGGATTGGTGACCCGACAGAGCACATTGTTGGCATCCTATTTGATGATGTCACCGAAGGTGAAAATGCTGAGAACGCGGTAGATGAGGGTGAAAAACGGCTTGAAGCGTTGCTGGAAGCCACCACAGAGGGAGTCTATCGAATAAGCCCAGATTGGTCGGAAATATACCAACTCGCGGGAGAAAATTTCATCGCTGACGACCCTCCCAACACGTGGCAAGAGTATATTCCGGAAGATGACCGAGAGCGTGTCGGGAAGGCAATCGAGGAAGCGATCGAAACACAGAGCCCGTTCGAATTAGAACACCGCATTACCCGCGCCGATGGAACCATCGGGTGGGTAGATTCGAGGGCAGTACCGATAGTAGAGAACGGCGAGATCGTCGAGTGGGTCGGCACGGCGACGGATATCACCGAACGCAAGGAACGCGAACAAGAGATCAAAACGCAGCGTGAGTGGCGAGAAGCTGTGTTTAATGGAAGTCGCGACGCAGTGTTCATCTCTGATTCGGACGCAGCCTTTGTCGACATAAACGACGCCGCAACTGATCTCACCGGGTACGATCGTAAGGAACTGTTGTCGATGCGGATTCCGGATCTCCATGAGGAGACAGATATGGATGCCTACCGCGAGTACAACGACCGTATTCTCGCTGGCGAGTCAATAACTACTGAAGCGCAGTTATTGCGCGCCGACGGATCGAAAGTTCATGTCGAGTTTGATAACAAGCGTATCGAGATTGATGGAAATGTATATATGCACACTACTGCCCGTGATGTCTCCAAACGAAAAGAGCAGGAAGCAGAGCTTAGACGGCATGAAATGTATCTCGAAAGCATGCCAGACCATGTCAGTCTTGTCGATCAGAATGGAATCATCCGATACGATTCGCCCAGCGTCACTAAACTCCTCGGCTATGATTCCGACGAGCGACTCGGGGATTCGGGATTCAACTATATCCATCCCGACGACCGTGACCGGATTAAGAAAAGATTCCACGAGTCCGTTACTGGAAGTGCGACCACCGAATTATACGAATACCGCGCGAAGACAAAAGACGGTGGATGGGTTTGGGTCGAGAGTTCTGCCCGTAATCTTACCGACGATCCGGACGTCGGCGGTGTTATCGTGAGTGTGCGGGATATAACTAAACGCAAAGAAGAGCGACGGCAGCGCGAGACGCTTATTGACAACCTCCCCGGGATAGCCTATAGATGCCGGAACGAGAAGGGATGGCCGATGGACACTGTGGGAGGGGAATGCGAGGAACTTACCGGGTATGCCCAATCGGCTTTCGAGTCTGGCAAGGTGTCGTGGGGTAAGGACATCATCCACCCCGACGATTGCGACGAGGTATGGGAGACCATACAGACAAGTGTTCAGCAGAACGACGCCTTCGAGACAACATACCGAATCATCACGCGTGACGGCGACCAGCGGTGGATGTGGGAACGTGGGGAACCTGTCTCAACAACCTCGGGGAGCGACCCGGTACTTGAAGGATTCATCACAGATATTACCGAACGTGAGCAGCTAGAACGTGAGCAGCAACAGGTAATCGACCGGGTGAACGACGGAATCTTCGAGACGGACGCAGAAGACCGGTTTGTATTTGTCAGCGATATGGGCGCAGAACTATTGAATACGCCGAAGACGGAACTCCTTGACGAACACATCTGGGACGTGTTTGAGAGCGCACGTGGCACGCCCTTCGAAGAGCAATACTACAAGGTGATGGAGACACGCGAACCAACTTCCTTCATCGAGTATTATCCGGAGCTCGACAAGTGGTTCGACGCGCAAGTGTATCCAGACGACGATGGTGGAATTGCCGTCTACTTCCGTGACGTGACTGAACGTGAGGAACGGGAACAAGCACGGCAGCGAGCCGAAAAACGGTACCAGACGCTACTGGATGCGGCCCCGGATCCGATTGTCGCTGTCGATACCGAATGTAGAGAGGTCATCGAAGCGAATCAAGCAGCCGAAGATCTGTTCGGACTGACGAAATCGGACCTTATCGGCCGATCAGGGCTCTCTCTCCACCCGGCTGAAAGAAATGCGTCGTACGAGACGTTCATGGCAACCGCTATCGAAGAAGAAGAAGGAAGGTGGCGGTACCTATCTGATGGCTCTCCGATCCACGCCGAAACCAGTACAGGTGAACATATCCCTGTCGAAATCAGCGTTCGGACGCTCGAACTTGGTGAGGGAGCGGTTGCCTTCGGTATCTTCCGAGATATCAGCGAGCAACTCACACACGAACGCCGCTTGAAGGAACTCAACAAGTCAACCCGAGAGTTGCTTGACAGTGAAAACATATCGAGCGTCGAACAGACTGCGGTCGAGACCCTGGACAACTTGCTAAATGTCTCAGCCGTTGGCTTCTATCATTTTTATGAGAAAGACTCCTCACTTCAACCGACGACTACAATTGCCTCGAGGGGATCCGAGCAGCAGTCAGAATATCTTCCGGTAGTTGAAGCGGGTGTAGGTGCTGAGTGGCGTGCGTTTTCCACTGGCCAGACCGTAGCGATCGATGACTTCTGGGCACGCGAAACGGAGTACGAGTCAGAGCGGGCGGTTCGAAGCGAGGTTGTAGTGCCAGTTGCTGACTACGGTTGCCTTGTTGTGAGTGACACCCAGCCCGCGGTGTTCACCGATCAAGAGATTTCTCTTGTTAAGGCATTAGGAGCCGCAGTCAAGGGAGCACTGAGAAGTGTCGAACGTGAAGAACGAATCCGAAACCAGCGCCGTGGTCTTCAACAGATCGAATCGATAAACAAGCAGATTCGAGACATTGCTCACGCAGTCGTTGAGTCCGAATCGCGGACGGAACTTGAACAGACGGTTTGTGATCGCCTCCTCAGTTCCGAACTGGTGGACTTCGCTTGGGTCGGTCGCGTAGATTTCAGCGAACAACAGTTGTCTGCCCACGGTCAGGCCGGTGACAACGAAAGCTATCTTGACAACATTGCTCTTGGGTTAGAAGAGGGAGGCGGGTCTGAACCATCTGTACAGGCCGCACGCTCCCGCGGGGTGTGTAGTAGTTCGAATGTCCCTGAAAACATCCATCGCGACGAGTGGCGGAGCATGGCTCTCGAGCAAGGGTTCAAATCGGTGCAAAGTATTCCACTCGTCTCTCAGGAGACGCTCTATGGGGTACTCAGCGTGTATACAAAAACTTCATCGGGTTTCCCGGAGGGGCTGCAGTCGGTGCTTGGTGAACTAGGTGACCTGATCGCACACGCGGTTGTGTCGATAGAACGGAAACAAGCAATGTATACGCAGCAGACAATAGAGTTAGATCTCGAAATTCAGGATCCGACCTGTTTCTTTGGCCGGCTCACCGACAGAGTCAATTCGACTATCGAACTAGATGGGATCGTTCCGCAGTCTGATCGATCCACGCTTGTTTTCATCAAAGTTACTGATGGATCCGCGGAACAGGTCCGAGAAGCGGTGAAAAAACAAGATGAGGTCAGACGTAGCCACCTCATCAAAAGGACCGAAAACGATCTACTGAAAGCATATCTTACCAAACCGTCTATTCCATCAGTGTTGTCCGAACAGGAGCTCAAACTGAAACAACTGGTAGCGGACGACTCTCAGTGTCAGGTCACGGTGGAAGTTCCACAAACAGTCGATGCTCGGGAGGCGATGGCGCGAGTTACGTCTCACTACGAAAATGTACAGTTACTAGCCAAACGAGAAGCAAGTCCTACGACCGACTCAAGTATATCTTCGCCCAGAATCATTGAAACTCTCACCGACCGCCAGCGCGAAGTCATCGATACAGCCTACCGGTGTGGATACTTTGATTCACCACGAGGTGCCAGCGGCAAGGAAGTTGCAGAGTTGTTGGATCTCTCTAATGCGACGTTCCACCAACACGTCCGGAACGCAGAAAAGACCGTATTTGAGGCGCTGCTGACGGCTGACTCCTCTTCTTTTCAGCACACCAGTAGCTCAAACGTTGAGTGATACAATCTCATATATTAGTGTCCAGAGGATAATCGCACAGATATCTGGGGAAGTGCCTTCTTCTTCACAAAATCCTGTGCAAGAGCGTGGAAACACAGTACCAGTGAACCCCAATGTTCGAAGCAATACTCAATACAATATCGGTTGGAATGGCTGGCACGCGAACAGGGACTACAGACACAGACGGGCAACCCCAAACCGAACAGCAAGGTAATCTCTCCACGACGGATGGAGACGAAGCTGTCTCTAGCATCCTCAATGGTCTTGAAACACCAGCTATTTTCGTTGGAACGGGTGGGTTGATACAGAATATCAACAAACAGGCGTCAAACCTATTTGACACGACTGAAGCGGAGGCGGAGGGAACGGAACCCAGTTCTCTTCATGATGCTGACAGTGAGGCAACGGACTTCGCAGCGAAGGTGCTCCGGACTGAGAAGGAGTTCCAGCAGGTGCAAGAACCGATCAAAATTAATGGTACTGAGATAGTCAGTGAACGGACGGCAACTCCGATATACGACGGGCAAGATCAACTCGTTGGTGTCCTTGAACTGAATCGCGATGTATCAGAGAGGGTGAAAGAACAAAACCGGAAAGAAGCCCTCGAAGACTATCAGCAACGAGTGCTTGACGACCTACAGGACAAAATCAGCAGAGTAGGCCGTGGAGACCTCACAATCGATCCAACTGTCCCAGAGCCAAATGCGGACTTCGACGAAATTCAGACGGTGTACAACGAGTTCACCGAGATGAACCGTGAACTCGGTTATGCCGTCGACAGTATCCAAGACCTTGTTGACGAACTACAGTCGCTGTCGGACGACATAGCGGAGACCAGCCAGGAACTCGGCGGGACGAGCGAGGAGGTCACATCGTCCATCGAACAGATTAGCGCATCTAGCACTGAAGTGACGGAAGGTGCGGAGGATCTGGCACAGAAAGCGGAGGTGGCTTCTGAGAATGTGACCGAACTCTCTTCATCGATCGAGGAAATAACAGCCACCCTGCAGCAGATCGACTCACAGTCTGAAGAAGCGGCCTCTCTCGCAGGCGACGGAGTGTCTGATGTTTCGGATGCAATCGCTCAAATCGAGGAAGCTGTCGAAGCGATGAATGAGATTGAATCAGCCATCGATTCGTTAGAATCCCAGATGGAAAATGTGGGGGAAATCACCGAAGTGATCGAAGATATTGCAGAACAAACGAACCTTCTGGCACTTAACGCGAATATCGAGGCCGCCCGAGCCGACCAATCTGGTGATGGGTTTGCGGTGGTTGCAAACGAAATAAAAAGTTTAGCTAATGAATCTCAAGAATCGACTGCGAATATTACACAGATTATTGACGAGGCGCGGGAAGAAACAGCAGCGGTTACTGAACGATACGAAACAGTCAACGACGAAATCACCAGTGGAGTGGCTGCAGTCGAAGCAGTGGTAGATATACTTAATCAAATTGAAACGGGGATCGAAGAAACCAGTCAGGGAGTTGCTGAAGCAAGTGACGCAGTCGAGAGCCAGGCAGAAAATGCCGAGGAAGTCAGTTCTGTTGTCGAAGACACTACTGCGGCGACTGAAGAGATTACGGCCTCAATGCAAGAAGTCGCCTCAGGTATCGATCAACAGTCTACAGCCATGGACGAGGTCGCTGAAATGGCACAGGCGCTGAGTGCGCGTGCTGAAACGCTTGAAGAAAAGACAAGCGAATTCAAAGTCGATACCGACCAATCGGCATCGCTCTCGGATTAATATGCTCGAACCACTACAAATCGCCGCTAATGTGGGGTCAGAAGAGAGATGAACGGAATACAGAACCACTCAGAGCAACACGCCGACGAGAGCACGCAGGTACTCACTTTCGGCATCGCAGACCAGTCGTATTGTATCGAGCTTGAGTATGTAACCGAGATTATTGACAGCGGAGATATGACTACGATCCCTGACACGCCTGTCCACGTTGAGGGGGTGATGGATCTGCGTGGCCAGACGACGACGATTGTCAATCCGCTGGTCTTGCTCGAAGGAGAGTCGCTCAATCCCGAAGACATCGTCACCGATGGCGGTGAAGAAACGCATCGGATCATCATGCTTGATGAGAAACTCGTCGACAGTGATGGAGCACTCGGCTGGTTGGTTTCAAGTGTCTCTGCTGTGGATAAGATTCCGATCGAAACACTCGAAGCTGAGG is from Haloplanus salinarum and encodes:
- a CDS encoding PAS domain S-box protein; the encoded protein is MSSVPSLTEVQEVFEALGPPGTPFTTTEVATRFECTDRTIYNRLETLVEDGVLETKKVGARGRVWWRPVEGDGENERNTEETYQKLFESINEGLCTIEVLFDADEQPVDYRFLETNPAFDELTGLRDAAGKRIRELDVDHNDYWIEKYGAVAQTGDPIQFTEYAEHLGEQWYEINAFRIGDPTEHIVGILFDDVTEGENAENAVDEGEKRLEALLEATTEGVYRISPDWSEIYQLAGENFIADDPPNTWQEYIPEDDRERVGKAIEEAIETQSPFELEHRITRADGTIGWVDSRAVPIVENGEIVEWVGTATDITERKEREQEIKTQREWREAVFNGSRDAVFISDSDAAFVDINDAATDLTGYDRKELLSMRIPDLHEETDMDAYREYNDRILAGESITTEAQLLRADGSKVHVEFDNKRIEIDGNVYMHTTARDVSKRKEQEAELRRHEMYLESMPDHVSLVDQNGIIRYDSPSVTKLLGYDSDERLGDSGFNYIHPDDRDRIKKRFHESVTGSATTELYEYRAKTKDGGWVWVESSARNLTDDPDVGGVIVSVRDITKRKEERRQRETLIDNLPGIAYRCRNEKGWPMDTVGGECEELTGYAQSAFESGKVSWGKDIIHPDDCDEVWETIQTSVQQNDAFETTYRIITRDGDQRWMWERGEPVSTTSGSDPVLEGFITDITEREQLEREQQQVIDRVNDGIFETDAEDRFVFVSDMGAELLNTPKTELLDEHIWDVFESARGTPFEEQYYKVMETREPTSFIEYYPELDKWFDAQVYPDDDGGIAVYFRDVTEREEREQARQRAEKRYQTLLDAAPDPIVAVDTECREVIEANQAAEDLFGLTKSDLIGRSGLSLHPAERNASYETFMATAIEEEEGRWRYLSDGSPIHAETSTGEHIPVEISVRTLELGEGAVAFGIFRDISEQLTHERRLKELNKSTRELLDSENISSVEQTAVETLDNLLNVSAVGFYHFYEKDSSLQPTTTIASRGSEQQSEYLPVVEAGVGAEWRAFSTGQTVAIDDFWARETEYESERAVRSEVVVPVADYGCLVVSDTQPAVFTDQEISLVKALGAAVKGALRSVEREERIRNQRRGLQQIESINKQIRDIAHAVVESESRTELEQTVCDRLLSSELVDFAWVGRVDFSEQQLSAHGQAGDNESYLDNIALGLEEGGGSEPSVQAARSRGVCSSSNVPENIHRDEWRSMALEQGFKSVQSIPLVSQETLYGVLSVYTKTSSGFPEGLQSVLGELGDLIAHAVVSIERKQAMYTQQTIELDLEIQDPTCFFGRLTDRVNSTIELDGIVPQSDRSTLVFIKVTDGSAEQVREAVKKQDEVRRSHLIKRTENDLLKAYLTKPSIPSVLSEQELKLKQLVADDSQCQVTVEVPQTVDAREAMARVTSHYENVQLLAKREASPTTDSSISSPRIIETLTDRQREVIDTAYRCGYFDSPRGASGKEVAELLDLSNATFHQHVRNAEKTVFEALLTADSSSFQHTSSSNVE
- a CDS encoding methyl-accepting chemotaxis protein, producing MFEAILNTISVGMAGTRTGTTDTDGQPQTEQQGNLSTTDGDEAVSSILNGLETPAIFVGTGGLIQNINKQASNLFDTTEAEAEGTEPSSLHDADSEATDFAAKVLRTEKEFQQVQEPIKINGTEIVSERTATPIYDGQDQLVGVLELNRDVSERVKEQNRKEALEDYQQRVLDDLQDKISRVGRGDLTIDPTVPEPNADFDEIQTVYNEFTEMNRELGYAVDSIQDLVDELQSLSDDIAETSQELGGTSEEVTSSIEQISASSTEVTEGAEDLAQKAEVASENVTELSSSIEEITATLQQIDSQSEEAASLAGDGVSDVSDAIAQIEEAVEAMNEIESAIDSLESQMENVGEITEVIEDIAEQTNLLALNANIEAARADQSGDGFAVVANEIKSLANESQESTANITQIIDEAREETAAVTERYETVNDEITSGVAAVEAVVDILNQIETGIEETSQGVAEASDAVESQAENAEEVSSVVEDTTAATEEITASMQEVASGIDQQSTAMDEVAEMAQALSARAETLEEKTSEFKVDTDQSASLSD
- a CDS encoding chemotaxis protein CheW — protein: MNGIQNHSEQHADESTQVLTFGIADQSYCIELEYVTEIIDSGDMTTIPDTPVHVEGVMDLRGQTTTIVNPLVLLEGESLNPEDIVTDGGEETHRIIMLDEKLVDSDGALGWLVSSVSAVDKIPIETLEAEGLANSPMFRGVVKQDDNGFLIWLDPEELTV